In the Mauremys mutica isolate MM-2020 ecotype Southern chromosome 13, ASM2049712v1, whole genome shotgun sequence genome, one interval contains:
- the YWHAB gene encoding 14-3-3 protein beta/alpha, producing MDKSELVQKAKLAEQAERYDDMAAAMKAVTEQGHELSNEERNLLSVAYKNVVGARRSSWRVISSIEQKTERNEKKQQMGREYREKIEAELQDICNDVLELLDKYLIVNATQPESKVFYLKMKGDYFRYLSEVASGDSKQTTVSNSQQAYQEAFEISKKEMQPTHPIRLGLALNFSVFYYEILNSPEKACSLAKTAFDEAIAELDTLNEESYKDSTLIMQLLRDNLTLWTSENQGDEGDAGEGEN from the exons ATGGATAAAAGCGAGCTGGTACAGAAAGCCAAACTGGCCGAACAGGCTGAGCGCTATGATGACATGGCTGCTGCTATGAAGGCTGTCACTGAGCAAGGACATGAACTGTCCAATGAAGAAAGGAATCTACTCTCTGTTGCCTATAAGAATGTGGTTGGTGCCCGTCGCTCTTCCTGGCGTGTAATTTCCAGCATTGAACAGAAAACCGAGAGGAATGAGAAGAAACAGCAGATGGGGAGAGAGTATCGTGAGAAAATTGAGGCTGAATTGCAGGATATCTGCAATGATGTTCTG GAACTCTTGGATAAGTACCTTATTGTCAATGCCACACAGCCAGAAAGCAAGGTCTTCTATTTGAAAATGAAAGGCGATTACTTCAGATATCTTTCAGAGGTGGCATCTGGGGACAGCAAACAAA CAACAGTATCAAACTCTCAGCAGGCTTACCAGGAGGCATTTGAAATTAGCAAGAAAGAGATGCAACCTACACACCCCATTCGGCTTGGTCTGGCTCTCAATTTCTCTGTCTTTTATTATGAGATATTAAATTCCCCTGAAAAAGCCTGTAGTCTGGCAAAGACG GCTTTTGATGAAGCGATAGCTGAGCTGGACACACTGAATGAAGAGTCTTACAAAGACAGCACTCTGATCATGCAGCTACTTAGGGACAACCTTACT CTATGGACATCGGAAAACCAGGGAGATGAAGGGGatgctggggagggagagaactAA